A genome region from Solirubrobacter pauli includes the following:
- a CDS encoding ABC transporter ATP-binding protein has product MTYVRGVTKRLGSTQALRGVDLELRPGVTGLLGPNGAGKTTLMRILATVLAADEGTVDLLGRDPRDPRERTEIRRQLGYMPQEPGFHARFTAFEFLDYVAILKEHTDRRARHDEVRRVLARVGLAEVGAKKTRALSGGMRRRLALAQALLGDPRLLILDEPTAGLDPEQRLRFRELVSELAEDRAILVSTHQTEDVAALCPRVVVLAEGRVLESGTPETLVSHAQGRVWAAAERDPGAVIAWRGADGRQRQVGTPPADAQLVEPTLEDGYLLLLEEHACAAA; this is encoded by the coding sequence ATGACGTACGTGCGCGGGGTGACGAAGCGGCTGGGCTCCACGCAGGCCCTGCGCGGGGTGGACCTGGAGCTGCGTCCGGGCGTGACCGGGCTGCTCGGGCCCAACGGCGCCGGCAAGACGACGCTGATGCGGATCCTGGCGACCGTGCTGGCGGCCGACGAGGGCACCGTCGACCTGCTCGGACGCGACCCCCGGGACCCGCGCGAGCGGACCGAGATCCGCCGGCAGCTCGGCTATATGCCGCAGGAGCCCGGCTTCCACGCGCGCTTCACGGCGTTCGAGTTCCTCGACTACGTCGCGATCCTCAAGGAGCACACGGACCGGCGCGCCCGCCACGACGAAGTGCGACGCGTGCTGGCCCGCGTCGGGCTGGCGGAGGTCGGCGCGAAGAAGACGCGCGCCCTGTCCGGCGGCATGCGGCGGCGGCTCGCGCTGGCGCAGGCGCTGCTCGGCGATCCGCGGTTGCTGATCCTCGACGAGCCGACCGCCGGCCTGGACCCGGAGCAGCGGCTGCGGTTCCGCGAGCTCGTGTCAGAGCTGGCGGAGGACCGCGCGATCCTGGTCTCCACGCACCAGACCGAGGACGTCGCGGCGCTGTGCCCGCGCGTAGTAGTGCTCGCCGAGGGCCGCGTGCTGGAGAGCGGCACGCCGGAGACGCTCGTCAGTCACGCGCAGGGTCGCGTGTGGGCGGCGGCCGAGCGCGACCCGGGCGCCGTGATCGCGTGGCGCGGCGCCGACGGCCGCCAGCGCCAGGTGGGTACCCCGCCCGCGGACGCGCAGCTTGTCGAGCCGACGCTCGAGGACGGCTACCTGCTGCTGTTGGAGGAGCACGCGTGCGCAGCAGCCTGA